A window of the Streptomyces sp. JB150 genome harbors these coding sequences:
- a CDS encoding alpha/beta fold hydrolase encodes MQPTFVLVHGAFANSFSFAPLQAELGLLGHRSVAVDLPGHGFRATYARAYQAPQDLDALATVPGSIKGVTLADNAAHLIGILERAKQNGPVILVAHSRGGITATAAANARPDLIDRVVYVSAWCPVDLDVNDYYAEPEMAAVDASALGLALVGDPAELGLLRVNFRTADPAALAAYKAAFLADGTDEEFLTFLNTFQPDENLDVGTSADRAQAATWGRVPKTYVRLAGDASLPLAMQDRLIREGDALTPENPYDVRTLEGSHLKWLVDPAPAARVLGELAALTGRSA; translated from the coding sequence ATGCAGCCGACGTTCGTACTGGTTCACGGTGCCTTCGCCAACTCGTTCTCGTTCGCGCCGCTCCAGGCCGAGCTGGGACTGCTCGGGCACCGGTCGGTCGCGGTCGACCTGCCCGGCCACGGGTTCCGGGCGACCTACGCGCGGGCCTACCAGGCGCCGCAGGATCTGGACGCGCTCGCCACCGTGCCCGGCTCGATCAAGGGCGTGACGCTCGCGGACAACGCCGCCCACCTGATCGGGATCCTGGAGCGGGCCAAGCAGAACGGGCCGGTGATCCTCGTCGCGCACAGCCGCGGCGGCATCACCGCCACCGCGGCGGCCAACGCCCGCCCGGACCTGATCGACCGCGTCGTCTACGTGTCCGCCTGGTGCCCGGTCGACCTGGACGTCAACGACTACTACGCCGAACCGGAGATGGCCGCGGTCGACGCCTCCGCGCTGGGCCTGGCGCTGGTCGGCGACCCGGCCGAACTCGGGCTGCTGCGCGTCAACTTCCGCACCGCGGATCCGGCCGCCCTCGCCGCGTACAAGGCCGCCTTCCTCGCCGACGGCACCGACGAGGAGTTCCTGACCTTCCTGAACACCTTCCAGCCCGACGAGAACCTGGACGTCGGCACCTCCGCCGACCGCGCGCAGGCCGCGACCTGGGGCCGTGTCCCGAAGACGTACGTGCGGCTGGCCGGTGACGCGAGCCTGCCGCTCGCCATGCAGGACCGGCTGATCCGCGAGGGCGACGCGCTGACACCGGAGAACCCCTACGACGTCCGCACCCTCGAGGGCAGCCACCTCAAGTGGCTGGTCGACCCGGCGCCGGCCGCCCGCGTCCTGGGCGAACTGGCCGCGCTCACCGGCCGGTCCGCCTGA
- a CDS encoding DUF4440 domain-containing protein, protein MDRETDDEVRQAIAGELRLMDPRVRASRELAGRLLDPEFTEVGGSGRRWTYETMLAELAGHEGSRAEGPRYEPSEISGVRLAPGLVHLTFETTLGERRTRHSSIWRKGEGEAGWRMYYHQATRVPPGVE, encoded by the coding sequence ATGGACAGGGAGACGGACGACGAGGTGCGGCAGGCCATCGCGGGTGAGCTGCGGCTGATGGACCCGCGGGTCCGCGCCTCGCGGGAGCTGGCCGGGCGGCTGCTCGACCCGGAGTTCACGGAGGTCGGCGGGTCGGGGCGGCGGTGGACGTACGAGACGATGCTCGCCGAACTGGCCGGGCACGAGGGGAGCCGCGCGGAGGGGCCGCGCTATGAGCCCTCGGAGATCTCGGGGGTGCGGCTCGCGCCGGGGCTGGTGCACCTGACGTTCGAGACGACGCTCGGCGAGCGCCGGACCCGCCACAGCTCGATCTGGCGCAAGGGCGAGGGGGAGGCGGGCTGGCGGATGTACTACCACCAGGCGACCCGGGTGCCGCCCGGCGTGGAGTAG
- the tgmC gene encoding ATP-grasp peptide maturase system methyltransferase: MTTDTARLRRALAASVPVEDPAWRDALEAVPRELFLGQAVFRPSGTGWEPVSRTSVGDEEWLRLVHQDTTWVTQVDGVAAADATGPLSGRPTSSSTLPSLVVRMLDLAGIRAQDRVLEIGTGTGYSTAVLCHRLGDRNVYSVEYDPRLAADAAEHLRNAGYTPALLTGDGLAGHRDAADYDAIVATCAVRHIPPTWLRQVRDGGTITTTLSGWMLASGLIRLTVHDDGTATGRFAGDRIGYMLARPHERPPRPTFHQRPGRSRPAGLDPGLLDDWTGRFVAQLAAPSAELMTTSDGVILVDVATGSQAWTESAGNGWRVHQHGPLRLWDAVEEALTTWQAAGAPPQSRFGMSVEGDGTQRVWLGDPTGPGWNLPV; encoded by the coding sequence ATGACCACTGACACGGCTCGGCTCCGCCGCGCGCTCGCCGCGTCCGTCCCCGTGGAGGATCCCGCCTGGCGTGACGCCCTGGAGGCGGTTCCGCGCGAGCTCTTCCTCGGCCAAGCGGTGTTCCGTCCGTCCGGTACCGGGTGGGAGCCCGTGAGCCGTACGTCGGTCGGCGACGAGGAGTGGCTTCGTCTCGTCCACCAGGACACCACCTGGGTCACTCAGGTAGACGGCGTCGCGGCGGCGGACGCCACCGGCCCGCTGTCCGGTCGCCCGACCTCGTCGAGCACCCTGCCGTCCCTGGTCGTCCGCATGCTCGACCTCGCGGGAATCCGTGCGCAAGACCGGGTCCTGGAGATCGGCACCGGGACCGGTTACTCCACCGCCGTTCTCTGCCATCGCCTCGGTGACCGGAACGTGTACTCCGTCGAGTACGACCCCCGCCTCGCCGCCGACGCGGCCGAGCACCTGCGCAACGCCGGGTACACCCCGGCGCTCCTCACCGGCGACGGACTCGCCGGCCACCGGGACGCCGCCGACTACGACGCGATCGTGGCCACCTGCGCGGTCCGCCACATCCCGCCGACGTGGCTGCGCCAGGTGCGGGACGGGGGAACCATCACCACCACCCTCAGCGGATGGATGCTCGCCTCCGGTCTCATCCGTCTCACCGTCCACGATGACGGCACCGCCACCGGGCGCTTCGCCGGCGACCGGATCGGCTACATGCTCGCCCGCCCTCACGAGCGACCGCCCCGGCCCACCTTCCATCAGCGACCCGGACGATCCCGTCCCGCCGGGCTGGACCCCGGACTGCTCGACGACTGGACCGGTCGCTTCGTCGCCCAGCTCGCCGCGCCCTCCGCCGAGCTTATGACCACGAGTGACGGCGTGATCCTCGTCGACGTGGCCACCGGTTCACAGGCGTGGACCGAGAGCGCCGGGAACGGGTGGCGGGTGCACCAGCACGGGCCGCTGCGGCTGTGGGACGCCGTGGAGGAAGCCCTCACGACCTGGCAGGCGGCCGGAGCGCCGCCGCAGTCGCGGTTCGGCATGAGCGTGGAGGGTGACGGCACCCAACGCGTCTGGCTCGGGGACCCCACTGGTCCCGGGTGGAACCTGCCCGTGTGA
- a CDS encoding MvdC/MvdD family ATP grasp protein, translating into MGAGGQPVLVVSRLDDATADEVITELDRRRVPVVRLDPGNFPAAVTVNATFDGAGAAGSLVTETRAVDLDGVRSVYWRRPSPYTADPAMSEPTARWAVEEARYGLGGTLAVLPGAHYVNHPWRNRDAEFKPAQLAVAARCGLTVPPTLITNDSGRARAFVSTHQPALYKPLRETDYAGADGRALTVWVENVDPEEIDDRVRHTAHLFQRRVPKTADIRLTAVGECGRRGHGSTAHPASTGDATTTSSATP; encoded by the coding sequence ATGGGCGCCGGTGGACAGCCCGTCCTCGTCGTCTCCCGTCTGGACGATGCGACAGCGGATGAGGTGATCACCGAACTCGACCGGCGTCGCGTTCCGGTCGTACGCCTGGATCCCGGAAACTTCCCCGCGGCCGTCACCGTGAACGCGACCTTCGACGGCGCCGGGGCCGCAGGCTCCCTGGTCACCGAGACCCGCGCCGTCGACCTGGACGGAGTGCGCTCGGTGTACTGGCGGCGTCCCTCCCCCTACACCGCGGATCCGGCCATGAGCGAGCCCACCGCCCGCTGGGCCGTGGAGGAGGCGCGATACGGGCTCGGCGGCACGCTGGCCGTTCTCCCCGGTGCCCACTACGTCAATCACCCCTGGCGCAACCGGGACGCCGAGTTCAAGCCCGCGCAACTGGCCGTGGCCGCCCGCTGCGGGCTGACCGTACCGCCGACCCTGATCACCAACGACTCAGGCCGCGCGCGTGCATTCGTGAGCACCCACCAGCCGGCCCTCTACAAGCCGTTACGGGAGACCGACTACGCCGGTGCCGACGGCCGGGCACTCACCGTGTGGGTCGAGAACGTCGACCCTGAGGAGATCGACGACCGAGTACGCCATACCGCGCACCTTTTCCAGCGGCGGGTACCCAAGACGGCCGACATCCGGCTGACCGCAGTCGGTGAGTGCGGCCGGCGTGGTCACGGATCGACGGCTCACCCGGCGTCGACTGGCGACGCCACTACGACCAGCTCCGCTACACCCTGA
- the tgmA gene encoding putative ATP-grasp-modified RiPP, which yields MEIDVRDERITPWGIGRMRPFPGAAVLPAVRAVLDAGTQTAVWTIPDGTPVPDMDRHKRSETSKETATRTSLDGTPDQGSDQQGDSD from the coding sequence ATGGAGATCGACGTGCGGGACGAGCGGATCACCCCCTGGGGGATCGGCCGTATGAGGCCCTTTCCCGGCGCGGCGGTTCTGCCCGCCGTCCGGGCCGTCCTGGACGCCGGGACACAGACCGCCGTGTGGACGATTCCGGACGGCACCCCGGTCCCGGATATGGACAGGCACAAGCGGTCGGAGACGTCGAAGGAGACGGCGACGAGGACCAGTCTCGACGGCACCCCGGACCAGGGCAGCGACCAGCAAGGGGACAGCGACTGA
- a CDS encoding transcriptional regulator: protein MAKQRNIRLEALLTEFGYTHQGLADEVNRVSEDQHGTSANCTDRHVRRWISGDVRRPWPRYLRCLEHIFGRSPQAMGFVPRAASPSLPRRRQPAAQDQYPVERRTFLAGAVASALGIEGTPQRGRLGMTDVDRIHGTINRLDAHFNGIGGGALVDVAGDYLARLQGALDHCTYGERVERALHRAVADVAACAGWSAHDCGDHARAAQLRNEALQAALLARDPVAVTRAWSDLAAQAEHAGRPAEAARINRAALSERHLRGEPLIASLLHARLADCLAQTDDVKGMGRQLAAAERAYDRADRVNAPSWLVFLTPAEMSGLAALAHQSAGLYAEAEEQTARTLALLDDRFTRNRAFYTVLLAELQVAQGDFDRAAATVTGLPVAGVASSRIIARRERVASAARARGGRADDWS from the coding sequence ATGGCCAAGCAGCGGAACATCCGGCTCGAGGCGCTGCTCACCGAGTTCGGCTACACCCACCAAGGGCTCGCGGATGAAGTGAACCGGGTCTCCGAAGATCAGCACGGCACCTCGGCGAACTGCACGGACCGGCATGTGCGGCGCTGGATTTCCGGCGACGTGCGCCGGCCGTGGCCGCGCTACCTCCGATGCCTGGAGCACATCTTCGGCCGTAGCCCTCAGGCCATGGGGTTCGTTCCGCGAGCCGCGTCCCCGTCGCTTCCCCGCAGGCGACAGCCGGCCGCGCAGGACCAGTACCCCGTGGAGCGCCGCACGTTCCTCGCCGGTGCCGTCGCCTCCGCCCTGGGGATCGAGGGGACCCCGCAGCGCGGCCGCCTCGGCATGACCGATGTCGACCGGATCCACGGCACCATCAACCGCCTCGACGCCCACTTCAACGGTATCGGGGGCGGCGCACTGGTCGACGTGGCCGGTGACTACCTGGCACGGCTCCAGGGCGCCCTGGACCACTGCACATACGGCGAGCGCGTGGAGCGGGCGCTGCATCGAGCCGTGGCCGACGTCGCTGCTTGCGCGGGATGGTCCGCGCACGATTGCGGCGATCACGCCCGCGCCGCCCAGCTACGCAACGAGGCGCTCCAGGCCGCGCTGCTGGCCCGTGATCCCGTCGCGGTGACCCGGGCATGGTCCGACCTCGCCGCACAGGCGGAACACGCCGGGCGCCCCGCGGAAGCCGCACGTATCAACCGGGCCGCGCTGTCCGAGCGGCACCTGCGCGGCGAGCCGCTGATCGCCTCGCTCCTGCATGCCCGGCTGGCCGACTGCCTCGCGCAGACCGATGACGTCAAGGGCATGGGCCGCCAGCTTGCCGCCGCCGAACGCGCCTATGACCGGGCCGATAGGGTGAACGCCCCTTCGTGGCTCGTATTCCTCACCCCGGCCGAAATGTCCGGGCTCGCCGCACTCGCTCACCAGAGCGCCGGCCTCTACGCGGAGGCAGAGGAGCAGACGGCACGCACCCTCGCGCTGCTGGACGACAGGTTCACCCGCAACCGCGCCTTCTACACGGTGCTGCTCGCAGAGCTTCAAGTCGCGCAGGGGGACTTCGATCGGGCAGCCGCCACGGTGACCGGCCTTCCGGTCGCCGGGGTGGCGAGCAGCCGCATCATCGCCCGCAGGGAGCGGGTCGCCTCGGCAGCCCGCGCCCGGGGAGGACGCGCTGATGACTGGTCTTGA
- a CDS encoding GNAT family N-acetyltransferase — translation MHDEVYEGSDDPLAGRSAFAEFVDHWSGRDGFACVVGHDQGEPVGYAYGAPLSADTTWWANVTPPLPAEFTAETGARTFALSELMVRGRWRGTGSAKAIHDELLRDRPEERGTLLVHKAHHKVRGLYERWGYRSVGETVPFQGAPRLCAMVLELHG, via the coding sequence GTGCATGACGAGGTGTACGAGGGCAGTGATGACCCGCTCGCCGGACGGAGCGCGTTCGCGGAGTTCGTGGACCACTGGTCGGGTCGTGACGGCTTCGCGTGCGTGGTCGGCCATGACCAGGGCGAGCCGGTCGGCTACGCGTACGGGGCGCCGTTGAGCGCGGACACGACTTGGTGGGCGAACGTGACCCCGCCCCTTCCGGCTGAGTTCACCGCGGAGACCGGCGCGAGGACTTTCGCCCTGTCCGAGCTGATGGTGCGTGGCAGGTGGCGCGGAACCGGATCCGCGAAGGCAATCCATGACGAACTGCTGCGAGACCGACCCGAGGAACGGGGGACTCTCCTCGTGCACAAGGCGCACCACAAGGTGCGAGGGCTGTACGAGCGGTGGGGTTACCGGAGCGTGGGCGAGACGGTTCCCTTCCAGGGCGCGCCGAGGTTGTGCGCCATGGTGCTGGAGCTCCACGGCTGA
- a CDS encoding acyl-CoA synthetase gives MSSLFPALADRAAGARPALRFGDRSLTYAQLASAAGAVAGRVRGVRRVAVWATPTPETAVGVVGALLAGVPVVPLNPKSGEQELAHIVGDSAPAAVLVAPGDALPGPLRALRRIDVDAGTDADADSGAPSNSEASSTPGTPSATATDPGTPSDPGRPLPDEPADDAHPALIVYTSGTTGPPKGAVIPRRAVAATLDALADAWQWTGDDVLVHGLPLFHVHGLVLGILGPLRRGGSVRHLGRFGTEGVARELNAGATMLFGVPTMYHRIAEALPGDPELVRALSGARLLVSGSAALPVHDHERIAAATGRRVVERYGMTETLMNTSVRADGEARAGTVGVPLPGVELRLVEEDGSVVTAYDGETVGEIQVRGPHLFTGYLNRPDATAAAFTADGWFRTGDVAVRDPDGYVRIVGRKATDLIKSGGYKIGAGEIENALLEHPAVREAAVTGEPDPDLGERIVAWIVPADTGRPPSLPELADHVARRLAPHKRPRVLRHLDALPRNDMGKIMKRALGRG, from the coding sequence GTGTCCTCCCTCTTCCCCGCACTCGCCGACCGTGCGGCCGGCGCACGTCCCGCTCTCCGCTTCGGTGACCGTTCGCTGACGTACGCGCAGCTCGCCTCGGCGGCCGGTGCCGTGGCCGGGCGGGTGCGAGGCGTCCGCCGGGTCGCCGTGTGGGCGACGCCGACGCCGGAGACGGCCGTCGGGGTGGTGGGCGCACTGCTCGCCGGGGTGCCGGTGGTGCCGCTGAACCCGAAGTCGGGCGAGCAGGAGCTGGCGCACATCGTGGGCGACAGCGCGCCCGCGGCGGTGCTCGTCGCGCCCGGCGACGCACTCCCCGGCCCGTTGCGCGCGCTCCGGCGGATCGACGTCGACGCGGGCACCGACGCCGACGCCGACTCCGGGGCCCCCTCCAACTCCGAGGCCTCCTCCACCCCCGGCACCCCCTCCGCCACAGCCACGGACCCCGGCACCCCCTCCGACCCCGGACGGCCCCTCCCCGACGAGCCCGCCGACGACGCCCACCCGGCCCTGATCGTCTACACCTCCGGGACCACCGGCCCGCCCAAGGGTGCCGTGATCCCGCGGCGCGCCGTCGCCGCGACCCTGGACGCGCTGGCGGACGCCTGGCAGTGGACGGGGGACGACGTGCTGGTGCACGGGCTGCCGCTGTTCCATGTGCACGGGCTGGTGCTGGGCATCCTCGGGCCGCTGCGGCGCGGCGGGAGCGTGCGGCATCTCGGGCGGTTCGGCACGGAGGGCGTCGCGCGGGAGCTGAACGCGGGCGCGACGATGCTGTTCGGGGTGCCGACGATGTATCACCGGATCGCGGAGGCGCTGCCGGGTGACCCGGAGCTGGTCAGGGCGCTGAGCGGCGCCCGGCTGCTGGTGTCGGGGTCGGCGGCGCTGCCCGTGCACGATCACGAGCGGATCGCGGCGGCGACGGGCCGGCGGGTCGTCGAGCGGTACGGCATGACGGAGACGCTGATGAACACCAGCGTGCGCGCCGACGGCGAGGCCCGCGCCGGGACCGTGGGGGTGCCGCTGCCCGGTGTGGAGCTGCGGCTGGTGGAGGAGGACGGCAGCGTCGTCACGGCGTACGACGGGGAGACGGTCGGGGAGATCCAGGTGCGCGGCCCGCATCTGTTCACCGGGTATCTGAACCGGCCCGACGCGACGGCCGCCGCCTTCACCGCCGACGGCTGGTTCCGCACCGGTGACGTGGCGGTGCGCGACCCGGACGGGTACGTGCGGATCGTCGGGCGCAAGGCCACCGACCTGATCAAGAGCGGGGGGTACAAGATCGGCGCCGGGGAGATCGAGAACGCCCTGCTGGAACACCCGGCGGTGCGGGAGGCCGCCGTCACCGGGGAGCCCGACCCGGATCTGGGCGAGCGGATCGTCGCCTGGATCGTCCCCGCCGACACCGGACGGCCGCCTTCGCTGCCCGAGCTGGCCGACCATGTGGCCCGGCGGCTCGCCCCGCACAAGCGGCCCCGCGTCCTGCGCCACCTCGACGCGCTGCCCCGCAACGACATGGGCAAGATCATGAAGCGGGCGCTGGGCCGTGGCTGA
- a CDS encoding carboxyl transferase domain-containing protein, with translation MAEHPRHSAREIIGLVTAGFRELPYPERESAPDGPLGWHGYDASRARAAARTGEDESVVCGTAKVEGVPAVLIAFEFGFLGGSLGERTGDRLEAAYTYAREHRLPVVPLVATGGSRMQEGMLALTQLQRVARQSVLTREAGLPQIAVLRDPTTGGGWATLGAGADVVLALPGAQVGFAGSRVRPADADPAAYTAEAQVAAGAADAVVRPAELRATLGRWLRLLTSPSVRPAPPPPPLGATDLPATGWDAVLRARAPHRPRAERYLDAYFTERVAIGGDRCGGTDDGMLCGFGTHEDGPGGRTVAYAAQTGTATRPAGYRTAARLIRLADRLGIPVLTLVDTPGAANDAEAERQGAGAAIAELFGAVAAARTPVTTLVIGEGGSGGALALAAPGNTWATPDSYFSVIAPEAAAAILKRPPAEVEATAEQLLIRPQDLERLGVARVRTGGEPSPGAGERRS, from the coding sequence GTGGCTGAGCATCCGCGCCACAGCGCCCGCGAGATCATCGGCCTGGTCACCGCCGGCTTCCGCGAACTGCCGTACCCCGAGCGGGAGTCCGCGCCCGACGGGCCCCTCGGCTGGCACGGTTACGACGCCTCCCGCGCCCGCGCCGCCGCGCGCACCGGCGAGGACGAGTCGGTGGTGTGCGGCACCGCAAAGGTCGAGGGCGTGCCCGCCGTGCTGATCGCCTTCGAGTTCGGCTTCCTCGGCGGCTCGCTCGGCGAGCGCACCGGGGACCGGTTGGAGGCGGCGTACACGTACGCGCGCGAGCACCGGCTGCCGGTCGTGCCGCTCGTCGCCACCGGCGGCAGCCGGATGCAGGAGGGCATGCTCGCCCTCACCCAGCTCCAGCGGGTGGCCCGCCAGTCGGTGCTCACCCGGGAGGCGGGGCTGCCGCAGATCGCGGTCCTGCGGGATCCGACCACGGGCGGCGGCTGGGCCACCCTGGGCGCGGGCGCGGACGTGGTGCTGGCGCTGCCGGGCGCCCAGGTCGGGTTCGCGGGCTCCCGGGTGCGGCCGGCGGACGCCGACCCGGCGGCGTACACGGCGGAGGCGCAGGTCGCCGCGGGCGCCGCGGACGCCGTCGTACGGCCCGCGGAGCTGCGGGCGACGCTCGGGCGCTGGCTGCGGCTGCTCACGTCACCCTCCGTCCGGCCCGCGCCCCCGCCCCCGCCCCTCGGCGCCACCGACCTGCCCGCCACCGGCTGGGACGCCGTGCTGCGCGCCCGCGCTCCCCACCGCCCCCGCGCCGAGCGCTACCTGGACGCCTACTTCACCGAGCGGGTCGCGATCGGCGGCGACCGCTGCGGCGGCACCGATGACGGGATGCTGTGCGGTTTCGGCACGCACGAGGACGGGCCGGGCGGCCGTACCGTCGCCTACGCCGCCCAGACCGGCACGGCGACCCGCCCCGCCGGATACCGCACCGCCGCCCGGCTGATCCGGCTCGCGGACCGGCTGGGCATCCCGGTGCTGACGCTGGTCGACACCCCGGGTGCCGCCAATGACGCGGAGGCGGAGCGGCAGGGCGCGGGCGCGGCGATCGCGGAGCTGTTCGGCGCGGTGGCCGCCGCCCGTACGCCGGTGACCACGCTGGTCATCGGCGAGGGCGGCTCGGGCGGCGCGCTGGCGCTGGCCGCGCCCGGCAACACCTGGGCCACTCCGGACAGTTACTTCTCCGTCATCGCACCGGAGGCGGCGGCGGCGATCCTCAAGCGCCCGCCGGCGGAGGTGGAGGCCACGGCGGAGCAACTCCTCATCCGGCCACAGGACTTGGAGCGGCTGGGTGTCGCCCGGGTCCGAACAGGCGGTGAGCCGTCCCCTGGAGCGGGTGAGCGCCGTTCGTGA
- a CDS encoding CU044_2847 family protein, whose amino-acid sequence MDGLVEFTTEEGALVVVEGVEDETGARLVSRGDGPARAARTFEGALDGVRAAAESALRVFRDGTLRPDAVELEFGVKLSAESGAVIAKGTAEGHLTVRLSWTPDRTAGRP is encoded by the coding sequence ATGGACGGTCTGGTGGAGTTCACGACCGAGGAAGGCGCCCTGGTCGTGGTGGAGGGCGTCGAGGACGAGACCGGCGCCCGGCTCGTCTCGCGCGGCGACGGGCCCGCGCGGGCGGCCCGCACCTTCGAGGGCGCGCTCGACGGGGTGCGCGCGGCGGCCGAGTCCGCGCTGCGGGTGTTCCGGGACGGCACCCTCCGGCCGGACGCGGTGGAGCTGGAGTTCGGCGTGAAGCTCAGCGCGGAGTCCGGGGCGGTGATCGCCAAGGGGACCGCGGAGGGACACCTGACCGTCCGGCTGAGCTGGACGCCGGACCGGACCGCCGGGCGCCCGTGA
- a CDS encoding trypsin-like peptidase domain-containing protein: MNGYAWHARIVCGKEVGAGFLVSGRRVLTCAHVVRCSDTAKIAVTFPGRRDLDPVPASVAVHGGWRGGVTDPGDLAVLELAWEVPVAPAVFAPPGAERGSPRLVAYGFPKGYDEGMLAEYRALPGPLIAGEWVQLEALTGHGQPLAAGFSGAAVTLDDETVVGMVAAVAGDRGVRVGRMLPTEVMARYWDELGELVPTPGHHADARRRLYALVRRAGEAGLRVDPDRLYVDAVGPFGPPLPEGGFGSTARAAAYVQWEVPDPEAVTAFADRLADLLDARDGRARPAGPGAPDAAWSPIVVEIEHSGAGADQVTVEVSAYRDGHRRPVGARRLPRTGVRAYVQERIDAAFTQLAPDAEELITFVLPREWLNEPVARWECSPDDPTPLGCAYPLVVADRARHRSGRLRHQLAKKWQKLDVCGGTAPHRVDCSPAERPPSLRKRLRDHEAAVAAYAAPPTAVRQHFEAGLNVPVPILLWPRAGCPGSEHDGPCPGEAFLDELTESVTGVPPGDLPRHVRTLRETAEAADEPDRHWARDLQLLWDDPRCFPEPAACLHSPVEPVASLA; the protein is encoded by the coding sequence GTGAACGGGTACGCCTGGCACGCCCGGATCGTGTGCGGCAAGGAGGTCGGCGCGGGCTTCCTGGTGTCCGGGCGCCGCGTGCTGACCTGCGCGCACGTCGTGCGGTGCAGCGACACCGCAAAGATCGCCGTCACCTTCCCGGGCCGGCGCGACCTGGACCCCGTCCCCGCCTCGGTGGCCGTGCACGGCGGCTGGCGCGGCGGTGTCACCGACCCCGGCGACCTGGCCGTGCTGGAGCTGGCGTGGGAGGTGCCGGTCGCCCCGGCCGTCTTCGCCCCGCCCGGCGCCGAGCGGGGCAGCCCCCGGCTGGTCGCGTACGGCTTCCCGAAGGGCTACGACGAGGGCATGCTCGCCGAGTACCGGGCGCTGCCCGGCCCGCTGATCGCCGGTGAGTGGGTCCAGCTGGAGGCGCTGACCGGGCACGGGCAGCCGCTGGCCGCCGGGTTCAGCGGGGCCGCGGTGACCCTGGACGACGAAACCGTGGTCGGCATGGTCGCGGCCGTCGCCGGCGACCGCGGCGTCCGGGTGGGCCGGATGCTGCCCACCGAGGTCATGGCCCGCTACTGGGACGAGCTGGGCGAGCTGGTGCCCACCCCCGGGCATCACGCCGACGCCCGCCGGCGGCTGTACGCGCTGGTCCGGCGGGCCGGCGAGGCCGGGCTGCGGGTCGACCCCGACCGGCTGTACGTCGACGCGGTCGGCCCGTTCGGGCCGCCGCTGCCCGAGGGCGGCTTCGGCTCGACGGCGCGGGCGGCGGCGTACGTGCAGTGGGAGGTGCCGGACCCGGAGGCGGTGACCGCGTTCGCGGACCGGCTCGCGGACCTGCTGGACGCGCGGGACGGGCGGGCCCGGCCGGCCGGGCCCGGCGCGCCGGACGCCGCCTGGTCGCCCATCGTCGTGGAGATCGAGCACAGCGGCGCGGGCGCCGACCAGGTCACCGTGGAGGTGTCCGCGTACCGCGACGGCCACCGCCGCCCCGTCGGCGCGCGCCGCCTGCCGCGCACCGGGGTGCGGGCCTATGTGCAGGAGCGCATCGACGCGGCGTTCACCCAGCTCGCCCCGGACGCCGAGGAGCTGATCACCTTCGTGCTGCCGCGGGAGTGGCTCAACGAGCCGGTGGCCCGCTGGGAGTGCAGCCCCGACGACCCGACGCCGCTGGGCTGCGCCTACCCCCTCGTGGTCGCCGACCGGGCCCGGCACCGCAGCGGCCGGCTGCGCCACCAGCTCGCGAAGAAGTGGCAGAAGCTGGACGTGTGCGGCGGCACCGCCCCGCACCGGGTGGACTGCTCCCCCGCGGAGCGCCCGCCGAGCCTGCGCAAGCGGCTGCGCGACCACGAGGCCGCGGTGGCCGCCTACGCCGCGCCGCCCACGGCCGTACGGCAGCACTTCGAGGCCGGCCTCAACGTGCCCGTGCCCATCCTGCTGTGGCCGCGCGCCGGCTGCCCCGGCAGCGAGCACGACGGCCCCTGCCCGGGCGAGGCGTTCCTCGACGAGCTGACCGAGTCGGTCACCGGCGTGCCGCCCGGCGATCTGCCCCGGCATGTGCGCACCCTGCGCGAGACCGCGGAGGCCGCCGACGAACCCGACCGGCACTGGGCCCGCGACCTGCAGCTGCTGTGGGACGACCCGCGCTGCTTCCCGGAGCCGGCCGCCTGCCTGCACTCGCCCGTGGAACCCGTCGCCTCCCTCGCCTGA